The Oxalobacteraceae bacterium OTU3CINTB1 genome includes a window with the following:
- the egtB gene encoding ergothioneine biosynthesis protein EgtB, with the protein MDMRLPQQPRFAQLGARFDTVRQRSLLLAEPLTDEDCGAQSMPDASPIKWHLAHTTWFFETFILERMEAGFQPFHPAFRVLFNSYYNGVGEKHPRAQRGLLTRPAMAQVRAYRADVDARVARLLASELDASQRGQLEMLITLGLEHEQQHQELMLTDVKHLLAQSALLPAYMEAPAPAAPVAPQLSWVGFDGGLTEIGYDGEGFCFDNEQPRHKQYVAPFQLASRLVTNGEYLAFIAAGGYFNAALWLAEGWDWVRSQNLKCPIYWQQDDNGNWREFTLRGDHALDPNLPVTHLSLFEADAYAHWAGARLPTEAEWELAAARGAIDTGELHPAAAAAAAVSDEGLLQMFGHCWQWTSSSYSPYPGYQTAPGALGEYNGKFMLNQYVLRGSSCATPAGHARASYRNFFPAGARWQFTGIRLARQA; encoded by the coding sequence ATGGACATGCGTTTGCCGCAGCAGCCACGGTTCGCCCAACTCGGCGCCCGCTTTGACACCGTGCGTCAGCGCTCGCTGCTGCTGGCCGAGCCACTGACCGACGAGGATTGCGGCGCGCAATCGATGCCGGACGCCAGCCCGATCAAGTGGCATCTGGCGCACACCACGTGGTTTTTCGAGACTTTTATCCTCGAGCGCATGGAGGCCGGCTTCCAGCCTTTCCATCCGGCGTTCCGGGTGCTGTTCAACTCTTATTACAACGGCGTCGGCGAAAAGCATCCGCGCGCCCAGCGCGGCCTGTTGACGCGGCCGGCCATGGCGCAGGTGCGCGCCTACCGGGCCGATGTCGACGCGCGCGTGGCGCGGTTGTTGGCGTCCGAACTCGATGCATCGCAACGGGGTCAGCTCGAGATGCTGATCACGCTGGGGTTGGAGCACGAGCAGCAGCACCAGGAACTGATGCTCACCGACGTCAAGCACCTGCTGGCCCAAAGCGCCTTGCTGCCCGCGTATATGGAGGCGCCCGCGCCTGCGGCGCCGGTGGCACCGCAATTGTCGTGGGTGGGCTTCGACGGCGGCCTGACCGAGATCGGCTACGACGGCGAGGGCTTTTGCTTTGATAACGAGCAGCCCCGCCATAAGCAATATGTGGCGCCATTCCAGCTCGCGTCGCGCCTGGTGACCAATGGCGAGTACCTGGCTTTCATCGCCGCCGGCGGCTACTTCAACGCGGCGCTGTGGCTGGCCGAGGGCTGGGATTGGGTGCGCAGCCAGAATCTGAAGTGCCCGATCTACTGGCAGCAGGACGACAACGGCAACTGGCGGGAATTCACGCTGCGCGGCGACCATGCGCTGGACCCGAACCTGCCGGTGACGCATCTTTCGCTGTTCGAGGCTGACGCCTACGCCCATTGGGCCGGGGCCCGCCTGCCCACCGAGGCGGAGTGGGAACTCGCCGCAGCGCGGGGGGCGATCGACACCGGCGAACTGCATCCGGCCGCCGCCGCCGCCGCTGCCGTTTCCGATGAAGGACTGCTGCAGATGTTCGGACATTGCTGGCAGTGGACCAGCAGCAGCTACTCGCCGTATCCGGGCTACCAGACCGCGCCCGGCGCGCTGGGTGAATACAACGGCAAATTCATGCTGAACCAGTATGTGTTGCGCGGTTCGTCGTGCGCCACGCCAGCCGGGCACGCGCGCGCCAGCTACCGCAATTTTTTCCCGGCCGGCGCCCGCTGGCAGTTCACCGGCATCCGGCTGGCGCGGCAAGCCTGA